A single window of Nocardia sp. NBC_01327 DNA harbors:
- a CDS encoding MMPL family transporter: MLTNLARFAMTRPRAVLVAALLLMIICGGFGATAKSHMVGGGYLTPELESVQANDFIDKHFPGGNPNLIVMVSTDAGVNSPAARQEAQSVTDRLTQDPNVTGVQSYWTNLTSRPDLATALRSKDSHRGLIMATILGTDNEVQNRAVALSADINGDREGVQVRVGGMAGSFADINHQVEKDLILAESIAVPVSGLLLVLVFGSVIAAALPLMVGFFAIAATLGILRLMTVFMDVSIFALNMTSALGLALAIDYSLFIVSRYREELGNGLDSRAAILRAVQTAGRTVVFSGLTVALALAALAVFPQPFFKSFAYAGVAVVAAAVGAAVLLLPAALILLGDRVNAWDLRKPLRRLLGRGERTVVRAEDSGWYRLVSGVMKRPVPVAVAVTAILLLLGTPFLSAHFGTPDDRMIGTFASSRQVGDAVRGDFNANMASSAVVVLPGFHGSPTEIRDYATALAKVPGVPAVLSSDGVYADDGTGVRKVAAGISQMAGPDGAYLSIGTRESPFTEAGKTQLEALRAVPAPGPVLFGGAAALNKDTMDSVISRLPLAGAAIAVITLILLFLFTGSVVLPVKALLLNVLSLTATFGAMIWIFQEGHLAGVLGFTPTGSVDMFMPILMFCLAFGMSMDYEVFLLSRIREEWLASDRTPEANTRSVALGVARTGKIFTAAAGLMAVVLLAVATSEVTAMKLFGIGLALAVIADATVIRALLAPALMRLMSTTNWWSPKPLAALHKRIGLEETPTDHPTPIPQQEPALTKQ, encoded by the coding sequence ATGCTGACCAATCTTGCCCGGTTCGCCATGACGCGCCCGCGCGCCGTCCTGGTGGCCGCACTGTTGCTGATGATCATTTGCGGTGGCTTCGGCGCCACCGCGAAATCGCATATGGTCGGCGGCGGCTACCTCACCCCCGAGCTGGAGTCGGTGCAGGCCAACGACTTCATCGACAAGCACTTCCCGGGCGGCAACCCCAATCTGATCGTCATGGTCAGCACCGATGCCGGGGTCAACAGTCCCGCGGCACGCCAGGAGGCGCAGAGCGTCACCGATCGGCTCACCCAGGATCCGAATGTGACCGGGGTGCAGTCGTATTGGACCAATCTGACGTCCCGTCCGGATCTGGCCACCGCACTGCGCAGCAAGGACAGTCATCGCGGCCTGATCATGGCCACCATCCTGGGCACCGATAACGAGGTGCAGAACCGGGCCGTGGCGCTCAGCGCGGATATCAACGGCGACCGCGAGGGTGTGCAGGTGCGGGTCGGCGGTATGGCCGGCAGTTTCGCGGATATCAACCATCAGGTGGAGAAGGACCTGATCCTGGCCGAATCCATTGCCGTGCCGGTCTCCGGGCTGCTGCTGGTCCTGGTGTTCGGCAGTGTGATCGCGGCGGCGCTGCCACTCATGGTGGGGTTCTTCGCGATTGCGGCGACCCTCGGCATTCTGCGGCTGATGACCGTGTTCATGGACGTCTCCATCTTCGCGCTGAATATGACCAGCGCGCTGGGCTTGGCCCTCGCCATCGATTACAGCCTGTTCATAGTCAGCAGATACCGCGAGGAACTCGGCAACGGTCTCGACAGCCGGGCCGCCATTCTGCGCGCGGTGCAGACGGCCGGGCGGACCGTGGTGTTCTCCGGGCTGACGGTCGCTCTGGCCCTGGCCGCGCTGGCGGTGTTCCCGCAGCCGTTCTTCAAATCCTTCGCCTATGCCGGTGTCGCGGTCGTGGCCGCCGCGGTGGGTGCGGCGGTCCTGCTGCTGCCCGCCGCGCTGATCCTGCTCGGCGACCGTGTGAATGCCTGGGATCTGCGAAAGCCGCTGCGGCGTCTGCTGGGTCGCGGTGAGCGGACCGTGGTGCGTGCCGAGGACAGCGGCTGGTATCGACTGGTATCGGGCGTCATGAAGCGGCCGGTCCCGGTAGCCGTAGCTGTCACCGCGATTCTGCTGCTGCTCGGAACCCCTTTCCTGTCAGCACATTTCGGCACGCCCGACGATCGAATGATCGGCACCTTCGCCTCCAGCCGTCAGGTCGGTGATGCGGTGCGCGGAGACTTCAACGCGAATATGGCTTCCAGCGCGGTGGTCGTACTGCCCGGATTCCACGGCTCACCCACCGAGATTCGCGACTACGCAACGGCATTGGCGAAGGTGCCCGGAGTGCCCGCGGTGCTGTCGAGTGACGGCGTGTACGCCGACGACGGCACCGGCGTGCGCAAGGTGGCGGCGGGGATTTCGCAGATGGCCGGGCCGGATGGAGCCTATCTGTCCATCGGTACCAGGGAATCGCCCTTCACCGAGGCAGGCAAGACGCAGCTGGAAGCACTGCGTGCGGTACCTGCGCCCGGTCCGGTGCTGTTCGGTGGTGCGGCGGCGCTGAACAAGGACACCATGGACTCGGTCATCTCACGACTTCCGCTGGCAGGGGCGGCAATCGCGGTGATCACCCTCATCCTGCTGTTCCTGTTCACCGGCAGTGTGGTGCTGCCGGTGAAGGCGCTGCTGCTGAATGTGCTGTCCCTGACGGCCACCTTCGGCGCCATGATCTGGATCTTCCAGGAAGGCCACCTGGCGGGCGTCCTCGGATTCACCCCCACCGGCAGCGTCGACATGTTCATGCCGATCCTCATGTTCTGCCTGGCCTTCGGCATGTCCATGGACTACGAGGTCTTCCTGCTCTCCCGCATCCGCGAGGAATGGCTGGCCTCCGACCGCACCCCCGAAGCCAACACCCGCTCAGTGGCCCTCGGCGTAGCCCGAACCGGCAAAATCTTCACCGCCGCAGCAGGCCTGATGGCAGTAGTCCTCCTGGCAGTAGCCACCTCCGAAGTCACCGCCATGAAACTCTTCGGCATAGGCCTGGCCCTGGCAGTAATAGCCGACGCAACAGTAATCCGAGCCCTCCTGGCCCCCGCCCTGATGCGCCTGATGAGCACCACCAACTGGTGGTCCCCCAAACCCCTAGCCGCCCTACACAAACGAATCGGCCTGGAAGAAACCCCCACCGACCACCCAACCCCCATTCCCCAACAAGAACCCGCCCTGACAAAGCAATAA
- a CDS encoding acyl-CoA dehydrogenase yields MSHYKANLRDIEFNLFEVLGIGALLDQGAYGDLDSETARDMLTEVVRLAEGPIAESFVEGDRTPVEFDAPNNTIIVPDLLRKTVAAVNDAGYSGLGLPEEMGGVAAPNALIWGIQEMIVAANNSASFFNMGPLMHKVIFDEGNDEQKRWAAHAWENRWGGTMVLTEPDAGSDVGMGRTKATAQADGTWHIDGVKRFISGGDVGDTADNIFHLVLARPEGAGPGTKGLSLFIVPRFLFDRETMAIGAKNGALVTGVEHKMGIKSSPTCEITFGGDIPAVGYLVGDVHNGIAQMFKVIENARMMVGTKATGALSTGYLNALEYAKQRVQGADLTQMTDKAAPRVTITHHPDVRRSLATQKAYAEGLRALYMYCSSYQNDDVAAANYGVDADLAARVNDLLLPIVKGCGSDRAYESLTESLQTLGGSGYLQDYPIEQYIRDCKIDSLYEGTTAIQAQDFFFRKIIRDKGVALAHVAGLIQKFVDGGPDQLKAERALLGAALTDVQGIAATLTGYLMAAQTNPDELYKVGLGSVRFLYSVGDLVISWRLLESAAIAQAALDGNAAEKDKHFYTGKIAVASWFAKNKLPLITGVRSVVENLDNDIMKLDEAAF; encoded by the coding sequence GTGTCCCACTACAAGGCGAACCTGCGTGACATCGAGTTCAACTTGTTCGAAGTACTGGGAATCGGGGCGCTGCTCGATCAGGGCGCCTACGGCGATCTCGACAGCGAGACCGCCCGTGACATGCTCACCGAGGTGGTGCGCCTGGCCGAAGGGCCGATCGCCGAATCCTTCGTCGAGGGCGACCGCACCCCGGTCGAATTCGATGCCCCGAACAACACGATCATCGTGCCGGACCTGCTGCGGAAGACCGTCGCCGCGGTCAATGACGCCGGGTACTCCGGGCTCGGCCTGCCCGAGGAGATGGGCGGCGTGGCCGCGCCGAACGCCCTCATCTGGGGCATTCAGGAAATGATTGTGGCCGCGAACAATTCGGCCAGCTTCTTCAATATGGGCCCGCTCATGCACAAGGTCATCTTCGACGAGGGCAATGACGAGCAGAAGCGCTGGGCCGCGCACGCCTGGGAGAACCGCTGGGGCGGCACCATGGTGCTCACCGAGCCCGACGCCGGTTCCGATGTCGGCATGGGCCGCACCAAGGCCACCGCGCAGGCCGACGGCACCTGGCACATCGACGGGGTGAAGCGCTTCATCTCCGGTGGCGATGTGGGCGATACCGCCGACAACATCTTCCACCTGGTGCTGGCCCGCCCCGAGGGCGCCGGGCCGGGCACCAAGGGCCTGTCGCTGTTCATCGTGCCGCGCTTCCTGTTCGACCGCGAGACCATGGCGATCGGCGCCAAGAACGGCGCGCTGGTCACCGGCGTCGAGCACAAGATGGGCATCAAGTCCTCGCCCACCTGTGAGATCACCTTCGGTGGCGATATTCCGGCCGTCGGTTACCTCGTCGGCGATGTGCACAATGGCATCGCGCAGATGTTCAAGGTCATCGAGAACGCGCGAATGATGGTGGGCACCAAGGCCACCGGCGCGCTGTCCACCGGTTACCTGAACGCTCTCGAGTATGCCAAGCAGCGCGTACAGGGCGCCGACCTGACCCAGATGACGGATAAGGCAGCCCCGCGCGTCACCATCACCCACCACCCCGATGTGCGCCGCAGCCTCGCGACGCAGAAGGCGTACGCGGAGGGCCTGCGCGCGCTCTACATGTACTGCTCCTCGTACCAGAACGACGATGTCGCCGCCGCCAACTACGGCGTCGACGCCGACCTCGCCGCGCGCGTCAACGATCTGCTGCTGCCGATCGTCAAGGGGTGCGGCTCCGACCGCGCCTACGAATCGCTCACCGAATCGCTGCAGACCCTCGGCGGCTCCGGATATCTGCAGGATTACCCGATCGAGCAGTACATTCGCGACTGCAAGATCGACTCGCTGTACGAGGGCACCACCGCCATCCAGGCGCAGGACTTCTTCTTCCGCAAGATCATTCGCGATAAGGGCGTGGCGCTGGCGCACGTCGCCGGACTCATCCAGAAGTTCGTCGACGGCGGGCCGGATCAGCTCAAGGCCGAGCGCGCACTGCTCGGCGCCGCCCTCACTGATGTGCAGGGCATCGCCGCCACGCTCACCGGCTACCTCATGGCCGCCCAGACGAACCCGGACGAGCTGTACAAGGTCGGCCTCGGCTCGGTCCGATTCCTGTACTCCGTAGGCGATCTCGTCATCTCCTGGCGACTGCTGGAGAGCGCCGCCATCGCGCAGGCCGCGCTGGACGGCAATGCCGCAGAGAAGGACAAGCACTTCTACACCGGCAAGATCGCCGTCGCCTCCTGGTTCGCGAAGAACAAGCTGCCGCTCATCACCGGCGTGCGCAGCGTCGTGGAGAACCTCGACAACGACATCATGAAGCTCGACGAAGCAGCTTTCTAG
- a CDS encoding acyl-CoA dehydrogenase family protein yields the protein MTETLFNPKTHEFAEFDAETRRLLRATVNWFESLGKVRLLADSRDRVWYSEFLDFIKSERVFATFLTPAAEAAGDPNKRWDTARIAMMSKILGFYGMQYWYVWQVTILGLGPIWQSANAEAKARAAAALDSGEIFAFGLSEQAHGADVYSTDMILEPKARGAGFTATGGKYYIGNGNQAAMVSVFGRRSDKPIIDSADFQRKMTDEEYSGYLFFAADSRHKNYKLQKNVVDSQMYVAAFELDKYPVAEADILHTGREAFDAAMNTVNVGKFNLGFGAVGACEHAMYEAVTHAENRILFGHKVTEFPQVKSLLADSFARLIGMKLYSERAIDYMRSANAKDRRYLLVSAIEKMSVTRTGQKIYEDLADVIAARGFENDMYFPMAMVGMFGLPRLEGTVHVNMALSLKFMPNYMFHPADAALAALRYLPAASPAGAVRAVSEALSWSSRRVAPRAGGLVPKLRSELAGATYAPVPTRRDAADDDFLWRQGPSSGLGRIRFADWKPVFEKFAHIPNVAVFLEQALGLQTLLAAATPTREQQADVDFLFGLGELFTMVPYAQLILEQAEIANADVDVLDQLFDIFVRDFSKHAVALSAKPSATKAQQARALDLVRRPVADPVRFEVVLRQVRALAGQYEMNP from the coding sequence ATGACCGAGACCCTGTTCAACCCGAAGACGCACGAGTTCGCCGAATTCGATGCGGAGACCCGGCGCCTGCTGCGCGCCACCGTCAACTGGTTCGAGAGCCTCGGCAAGGTGCGCCTGCTGGCCGACAGCCGCGATCGGGTCTGGTATTCGGAATTCCTCGACTTCATCAAGAGCGAGCGCGTTTTCGCCACCTTCCTGACCCCCGCGGCCGAGGCCGCCGGCGATCCGAACAAGCGCTGGGACACCGCGCGCATCGCCATGATGAGCAAGATCCTCGGCTTCTACGGCATGCAGTACTGGTACGTCTGGCAGGTCACCATCCTCGGCCTCGGGCCGATCTGGCAGAGCGCCAATGCCGAGGCCAAGGCGCGCGCCGCGGCCGCGCTGGACTCCGGCGAGATCTTCGCCTTCGGGCTGTCCGAGCAGGCGCACGGCGCCGATGTGTACTCCACCGACATGATCCTCGAGCCGAAGGCGCGCGGCGCGGGCTTCACCGCGACCGGCGGCAAGTACTACATCGGCAATGGCAATCAGGCCGCCATGGTGTCGGTCTTCGGCCGCCGGTCCGATAAGCCGATCATCGATTCCGCCGACTTCCAGCGGAAGATGACCGACGAGGAGTACTCCGGCTACCTCTTCTTCGCGGCCGACTCCCGGCACAAGAACTACAAGCTGCAGAAGAATGTCGTCGACTCCCAGATGTACGTCGCCGCATTCGAACTCGACAAATACCCGGTCGCCGAGGCCGATATCCTGCACACCGGCCGTGAGGCCTTCGACGCCGCCATGAACACCGTCAATGTCGGCAAGTTCAACCTCGGCTTCGGTGCGGTCGGCGCGTGCGAGCACGCCATGTACGAGGCGGTCACGCATGCGGAGAACCGAATCCTGTTCGGGCACAAGGTGACCGAGTTCCCGCAGGTGAAATCGCTACTGGCGGACAGCTTCGCGCGACTGATCGGCATGAAGCTCTACAGCGAGCGCGCCATCGACTACATGCGCTCGGCGAATGCGAAGGACCGCCGCTACCTGCTGGTCAGCGCCATCGAGAAGATGTCGGTGACCCGCACCGGGCAGAAGATCTACGAGGATCTCGCGGATGTGATCGCCGCCCGCGGCTTCGAGAACGATATGTACTTCCCGATGGCCATGGTCGGCATGTTCGGCCTGCCGCGCCTCGAGGGCACCGTGCACGTGAATATGGCGCTGTCGCTGAAGTTCATGCCCAACTACATGTTCCACCCGGCCGATGCCGCGCTGGCCGCGCTGCGCTATCTGCCCGCCGCCAGCCCGGCGGGTGCGGTGCGCGCGGTCTCCGAGGCGCTGAGCTGGTCGAGTCGCCGTGTCGCCCCGCGCGCCGGCGGGCTGGTGCCCAAGCTGCGCAGCGAATTGGCCGGCGCCACTTACGCTCCCGTGCCGACCCGGCGGGACGCTGCCGACGACGACTTCCTGTGGCGGCAGGGTCCGAGCAGCGGCCTCGGCCGGATTCGCTTCGCCGACTGGAAGCCGGTCTTCGAGAAGTTCGCGCACATCCCGAATGTCGCGGTGTTCCTGGAGCAGGCGCTCGGCCTGCAGACACTGCTGGCCGCCGCCACCCCGACCCGCGAGCAGCAGGCGGATGTGGATTTCCTGTTCGGGCTCGGCGAACTGTTCACGATGGTGCCCTACGCCCAGCTGATTCTGGAGCAGGCCGAGATCGCGAACGCCGATGTCGATGTGCTCGATCAGCTCTTCGACATCTTCGTGCGCGACTTCTCCAAGCACGCGGTGGCCCTGAGCGCGAAGCCCTCCGCGACCAAGGCGCAGCAGGCCCGCGCACTCGATCTGGTACGCCGCCCGGTCGCAGACCCGGTCCGCTTCGAGGTGGTATTGCGCCAGGTCAGGGCGCTTGCCGGGCAGTATGAAATGAACCCCTGA
- a CDS encoding TetR/AcrR family transcriptional regulator: MGTESAVRPRQRARHLGPERRRPQVLDTALKIAADDGIAAVTIAAVADRMKVTRPVVYACFADRVELIEALLRREEDLMLTGVLAALPRRRVEADEAVFVEGFRALLQTATARPDGWRLLYGNPDPAVASSFGRARELAVERCTRRLRPTLRAWGTVDAEHKLAALVELWVSAGEGAVRTLLTEPGDWTSDTLGEFVGAAVYRALRHA, encoded by the coding sequence ATGGGCACCGAATCGGCTGTACGACCACGCCAGCGCGCGCGGCATCTCGGGCCCGAACGCCGCCGCCCGCAGGTGCTCGACACCGCCCTCAAGATTGCCGCCGACGACGGCATCGCCGCGGTGACCATTGCCGCCGTCGCCGATCGCATGAAGGTGACCCGCCCGGTCGTCTACGCCTGCTTCGCCGATCGCGTGGAGCTCATCGAGGCGCTGCTGCGGCGCGAGGAAGACCTCATGCTCACCGGTGTGCTGGCGGCACTGCCCCGCCGCCGGGTCGAGGCCGACGAGGCCGTGTTCGTGGAGGGTTTCCGCGCCCTGCTGCAGACCGCCACCGCCCGCCCCGACGGCTGGCGGCTGCTGTACGGCAATCCCGATCCGGCCGTGGCCAGTTCCTTCGGGCGCGCCCGCGAGCTGGCCGTGGAGCGCTGCACCCGCCGCCTGCGCCCGACCCTGCGCGCCTGGGGCACCGTCGACGCCGAGCACAAACTGGCCGCACTGGTGGAATTGTGGGTGTCGGCGGGCGAGGGCGCGGTGCGCACGCTGCTCACCGAACCGGGCGACTGGACCTCGGACACGCTGGGCGAATTCGTCGGCGCGGCCGTCTATCGCGCCCTGCGGCACGCCTGA
- the fahA gene encoding fumarylacetoacetase, which translates to MNSRVRIEVPADSGFGPAHLPYCVFRPLGEQPRVGARLGDSVIDLAVALDDPMFAQPSLNAFMTQGPQCWREVRELIQAAAEHEFSAAAVHSVQSIELDLPVRIADYVDFYASIDHATAMGRMLRPDGEPLLPNWRHLPVGYHGRAGTVVVSGTELTRPQGQRRTESGTPDFGPTRRLDIEAELGFLVGAGSDLGAPIPTGDFAEHVFGVALVNDWSARDIQAWEGQPLGPFLGKSFATTLSAWVTPLEALVAARIPLPEQDPEPLPYLRDSAPWGLDIELAVEWNGQQVSTPPFGRMYWSPAQLLTHMTANGASTRTGDLFASGTISGPERQERGSFMELSWGGSEPIDLDGVPRTFLEDGDEVVVTATAPAAGGGRLTLGEVRGRIAKQ; encoded by the coding sequence ATGAATAGTCGTGTGCGGATCGAGGTCCCCGCGGACTCCGGATTCGGCCCGGCGCATCTGCCGTACTGCGTGTTCCGCCCGCTGGGCGAACAGCCGCGGGTGGGTGCGCGGCTGGGCGACAGCGTCATCGATCTGGCGGTGGCGCTGGACGATCCGATGTTCGCGCAGCCCAGCCTGAACGCCTTCATGACCCAGGGCCCGCAGTGCTGGCGCGAGGTGCGGGAGCTGATCCAGGCCGCGGCCGAGCACGAATTCTCCGCCGCGGCAGTGCATTCGGTGCAGTCGATCGAGCTGGATCTGCCCGTGCGGATCGCCGACTACGTCGATTTCTACGCCAGCATCGACCATGCCACCGCCATGGGCCGCATGCTGCGCCCCGATGGCGAACCGCTGCTGCCGAATTGGCGGCATCTACCGGTGGGCTATCACGGCCGGGCCGGCACGGTGGTGGTATCGGGCACCGAACTCACCCGCCCGCAGGGTCAGCGCCGGACCGAGTCCGGCACACCGGATTTCGGGCCGACCCGCCGCCTGGATATCGAGGCCGAGCTGGGCTTCCTGGTGGGCGCGGGTTCGGATCTGGGCGCTCCGATCCCGACCGGCGACTTCGCCGAACACGTTTTCGGCGTGGCCCTGGTGAACGACTGGTCGGCCCGCGATATCCAGGCCTGGGAGGGACAGCCGCTCGGCCCGTTCCTCGGCAAGTCCTTCGCAACCACGCTCTCGGCCTGGGTGACGCCCCTGGAGGCCTTGGTGGCGGCGCGGATTCCCCTGCCGGAGCAGGATCCGGAGCCGCTGCCCTATCTGCGCGACAGCGCGCCCTGGGGCCTGGATATCGAGCTGGCGGTGGAGTGGAACGGGCAGCAGGTCAGCACTCCCCCGTTCGGCCGCATGTACTGGTCCCCGGCGCAGCTGCTGACGCATATGACGGCCAACGGCGCGTCCACCCGCACCGGCGATCTGTTCGCCTCCGGCACCATCTCCGGGCCGGAACGGCAGGAGCGGGGTTCCTTCATGGAATTGAGCTGGGGCGGCAGCGAGCCGATCGATCTGGACGGGGTGCCGCGCACTTTCCTGGAGGACGGCGACGAGGTGGTGGTCACGGCCACCGCACCGGCGGCGGGTGGCGGGCGGCTGACTCTCGGTGAGGTGCGGGGCCGCATCGCGAAGCAGTAG
- a CDS encoding homogentisate 1,2-dioxygenase, with protein sequence MTFYRQVGAVPPKRHTQHRDEQGRLYYEELMGEEGFSGDSSLLYHRGLPPAIVDSTVWALPDQRTYPNHPLRHRHLKLHELFPEGRPAESDIVTGRRLLLGNADVRLSYVAALRESPLYRNAIGDELVYIESGSGTVETVFGVLRVHQGHQVLLPRATTHRWLPDGPEPLRAYIIEGTGHITPPKRYLSKYGQLLEHSPYCERDLHGPAEPFEAQGADVEVLVKHRPAGEIVGTRLVYAAHPFDVVGWDGCLYPFAFDIADFEPLTGRVHQPPPSHQAFEGNNFVVCNFVPRKVDYHPLSIPVPYYHSNVDSDEIMFYCGGNYEARKGSGIGQGSVSVHPGGYAHGPQPGAYERSIGIEFFDELAVMVDTFHPLQLGAAAQACEDPGYAWTWSGRGPSQWI encoded by the coding sequence ATGACGTTCTATCGACAGGTGGGGGCGGTGCCGCCGAAGCGGCACACCCAGCATCGTGATGAGCAGGGCCGGCTCTACTACGAGGAGCTGATGGGAGAAGAGGGTTTCTCCGGCGACTCCTCTCTGCTCTATCACCGCGGATTGCCGCCCGCCATTGTGGATTCGACGGTGTGGGCACTCCCGGATCAGCGCACCTACCCGAATCATCCACTGCGGCACCGGCATTTGAAATTGCACGAGCTGTTCCCCGAGGGCAGGCCCGCGGAGAGCGATATAGTCACCGGTCGGCGACTACTGCTCGGCAATGCCGATGTCCGCCTCTCCTATGTGGCCGCACTGCGGGAATCACCGCTGTACCGCAATGCCATCGGTGACGAGCTGGTCTACATCGAATCCGGCAGCGGCACCGTGGAGACGGTGTTCGGCGTGCTGCGGGTGCACCAGGGCCATCAGGTGCTGCTCCCCCGCGCGACCACGCACCGCTGGCTGCCGGACGGCCCGGAACCCTTGCGCGCCTACATTATCGAGGGCACCGGGCATATCACGCCGCCCAAGCGCTACCTCTCCAAATACGGTCAGCTGCTGGAGCACTCCCCCTATTGCGAGCGCGATCTGCACGGACCGGCGGAGCCGTTCGAGGCGCAGGGCGCCGATGTGGAGGTGCTGGTCAAGCATCGGCCCGCCGGTGAGATCGTCGGCACCCGACTGGTTTACGCCGCGCACCCGTTCGATGTGGTGGGCTGGGACGGCTGCCTGTACCCGTTCGCGTTCGATATCGCCGATTTCGAACCCCTCACCGGCCGGGTGCATCAACCGCCGCCCTCCCATCAGGCGTTCGAGGGCAACAACTTCGTGGTCTGCAATTTTGTGCCGCGCAAGGTGGACTACCACCCGCTCTCGATTCCGGTGCCGTACTACCACTCCAATGTGGACTCCGACGAGATCATGTTCTACTGCGGCGGAAACTACGAGGCGCGCAAGGGTTCCGGCATCGGCCAGGGCTCGGTATCGGTGCATCCGGGCGGGTACGCGCACGGCCCGCAGCCCGGTGCGTACGAGCGCAGCATCGGCATCGAATTCTTCGACGAGCTGGCGGTCATGGTCGATACCTTCCATCCGCTGCAGCTCGGTGCGGCCGCACAGGCCTGCGAGGACCCCGGTTATGCCTGGACCTGGTCCGGTCGCGGACCCTCCCAGTGGATTTGA
- a CDS encoding oxygenase MpaB family protein, whose product MKAATERPQFDAPARTIRELDYGFFGPDSPTWKVWTAPTALIGFQRSVVLEHFDPALTAAVADVGGIYSDPRGRLDHTFAYFLIAAVADSRMAIEASEHLMQVHAKATGIEPISGKRYSANNPDSQLWIHVTGWHSVLKCYEMYGPGPLSPEEERQYWAECVIAAELQTCKPSEVPTSRAEVRDYFADMRPRLSSSERAHEGMHYLLFTPRDRGMKLWAGSRLVAPAAIATLPEWMRRTGGFDQPGVVDAAYPKAVRAAMKVLSNDRLEHAVAANFIGPMTGRLLREHLRAGTPQNPVTVTPSQAKELYGRAAKGA is encoded by the coding sequence GTGAAGGCAGCGACCGAGCGTCCGCAATTCGACGCACCTGCCCGCACCATCCGTGAGCTCGACTACGGCTTCTTCGGGCCGGATTCGCCCACCTGGAAGGTGTGGACCGCGCCCACCGCGCTCATCGGATTCCAGCGCTCGGTGGTGCTCGAGCATTTCGATCCCGCGCTCACCGCGGCCGTCGCCGATGTCGGCGGCATCTACAGCGATCCGCGCGGGCGGCTCGATCACACCTTCGCCTACTTCCTGATCGCCGCCGTCGCCGACAGCCGCATGGCGATCGAGGCGTCCGAACATCTCATGCAGGTGCACGCCAAGGCGACCGGTATCGAGCCGATCAGCGGAAAGCGTTACAGCGCAAACAATCCCGACTCGCAGCTGTGGATTCACGTCACCGGCTGGCATTCGGTGCTCAAATGCTACGAGATGTACGGCCCCGGACCGCTGAGCCCGGAGGAGGAGCGGCAGTACTGGGCGGAATGCGTCATCGCCGCCGAACTGCAGACCTGTAAGCCGTCCGAGGTGCCGACCTCCCGCGCCGAGGTCCGCGACTACTTCGCCGACATGCGGCCCAGGCTCAGCTCTTCCGAGCGCGCCCACGAGGGCATGCACTACCTGCTGTTCACCCCGCGTGATCGCGGGATGAAACTGTGGGCCGGCAGTCGCCTGGTGGCCCCGGCCGCCATTGCCACCCTGCCCGAATGGATGCGCCGCACAGGCGGATTCGATCAGCCGGGCGTGGTCGACGCCGCCTATCCGAAGGCTGTGCGGGCTGCCATGAAGGTGCTCAGCAATGACCGGCTCGAGCATGCGGTCGCGGCGAACTTCATCGGGCCGATGACGGGCCGGCTGCTCCGTGAGCACCTGCGCGCGGGCACTCCGCAGAATCCGGTCACGGTGACGCCGTCGCAGGCGAAGGAGCTTTACGGCCGCGCTGCCAAGGGCGCATAG